One genomic segment of Pseudomonadota bacterium includes these proteins:
- a CDS encoding cysteine desulfurase — translation MNANLAASNPYDAERVWRDFPILRREVHGKPLVFLDSAASSQRPASVIAAVDRYETYSHANVHRGVHQLSQEATALFEQARERVRVFVNAASTREVIFTRGTTESINLVAQSYGRARLRRGDEILLTALEHHANIVPWQLVAEQTGAVIKVVPMDRRGVIDIDLVDSQLSERTRIVACAHVSNALGTVLPVREIVRRAHARGAVVLIDGAQAVPHQRVDLQALDCDFYAFSAHKMYGPTGIGVLVGRESLLEAMPPWQGGGDMILTVSFEKTTYNTLPFKFEAGTPNISGAVGMAAAIDYIDKLGIDNIHAHEQRLLKIATEKLQRVPGLTIIGTAPVKASVISFTVDGIHPHDLGTILDAEGVAVRTGHHCAMPVMEFFDVPATARASFACYSRDSDIDALVAALARAREVFG, via the coding sequence ATGAACGCGAACCTCGCCGCTTCGAATCCTTATGATGCCGAGCGCGTCTGGCGCGACTTCCCCATCCTGCGCCGTGAAGTCCACGGCAAGCCGCTGGTGTTCCTCGACAGTGCCGCCTCTTCCCAGCGGCCCGCCAGCGTCATCGCGGCGGTCGACCGCTACGAAACGTACTCGCATGCGAACGTGCATCGCGGTGTACACCAGCTGAGCCAGGAAGCCACCGCGCTTTTCGAGCAGGCGCGCGAACGCGTGCGCGTTTTCGTCAACGCGGCCTCCACGCGCGAAGTGATCTTCACGCGCGGGACCACGGAATCCATCAATCTGGTCGCGCAATCGTACGGCCGCGCGCGCCTGCGGCGCGGCGACGAAATCCTGCTCACCGCGCTTGAACACCACGCGAACATCGTGCCGTGGCAGCTGGTCGCCGAACAGACCGGCGCCGTGATCAAGGTGGTGCCGATGGATCGCCGCGGCGTGATCGACATCGACCTGGTCGACTCGCAGCTGAGCGAGCGCACGCGCATCGTGGCTTGCGCGCACGTGTCGAACGCGCTGGGCACGGTGTTGCCGGTGCGCGAGATCGTGCGGCGCGCGCACGCACGCGGCGCCGTGGTGCTCATCGACGGCGCACAGGCCGTGCCGCATCAACGTGTCGATCTGCAGGCACTGGATTGCGATTTCTATGCGTTCTCGGCGCACAAGATGTACGGCCCGACCGGCATCGGCGTGCTGGTGGGGCGCGAATCGCTGCTCGAGGCCATGCCCCCGTGGCAGGGCGGCGGCGACATGATCCTGACGGTGAGTTTCGAGAAGACCACCTACAACACACTGCCGTTCAAATTCGAAGCCGGTACGCCCAACATCTCGGGCGCGGTGGGCATGGCCGCGGCGATCGACTACATCGACAAGCTCGGCATCGACAACATCCATGCACACGAGCAGCGGTTGTTGAAGATCGCCACCGAAAAACTGCAGCGGGTCCCGGGGCTGACGATCATCGGCACCGCGCCGGTCAAGGCCTCGGTCATCTCCTTCACTGTCGACGGTATCCATCCGCACGATCTCGGCACCATTCTCGATGCGGAAGGTGTCGCGGTACGCACCGGACATCACTGCGCCATGCCGGTGATGGAATTCTTCGACGTGCCGGCCACGGCGCGCGCGTCGTTCGCCTGTTATTCACGCGATTCCGATATCGACGCGCTGGTTGCGGCGCTCGCCAGGGCGCGCGAGGTATTCGGCTGA